The Sphingobacteriales bacterium DNA segment CCAGGGTGATACAGTACGGTGGAGTATCGCTGTTGGGAGTCGGGGTCACTGTACAGCATATCTAAGGCTGCTTCAGTAATTTCTTTGTCAATCTGACGGCGTTTTTCGTTGAGTTGTTCTAATTCCTGCGCCTTGATACGGGCTTCGTAGTCGCTGTCGGCGATGAGTAATTCTACTGCCAGCACGCCACTGCCCATTCTGCCGGCGGCGTTGATACGAGGACCGAGCGAAAAAACAATATCCGAAATAGACAATTCTCTACTGGCAAGCCCGCAACTTTCCAGCAAAGCTCTCAATCCGGGACGCGCCTCTGTATTGAGCCGTCTGAGTCCGTAATACGACAATACACGATTTTCATCGGTAATCGGTACAATATCGGCGGCGATGCTCACCACCACCAAATCCAAAAACTTCTCCAGATAATGGAAAGGCACTTCATTGGAGAGTGCGAAAGCTTGCAACAGTTTAAAACCGATGCCGCAGCCGCTCAACTCCTTGTAAGGATACTCACAATCATCGCGTTTGGGGTCTAATACCGCACAGGCTTCGGGCAAGGAAGCACCCGGACGGTGATGGTCGCAGATAATAAAGTCTATGCCTTTTTCTTTGGCATATAATACCCTGTCTTCTGCTTTAATACCGCAATCCAAAGCAATAATGAGTGTAATACCTTGCTGTTTGGCAAAGTCAATACTTTTAAAAGATATACCGTACCCTTCCTCGTAGCGGTCGGGAATATACCGATATACCTTCGGGTAGATTTCATGGAAGAAGCTGTACACCAAGGCGACAGCCGTGGTTCCGTCCACATCATAATCTCCGTACACTAAAATTTTTTCATCATTCACCAAAGCGTCTTCTATTCGCTTCACTGCCTTGTCCATATCTTTCATTAGGAAAGGATCATACAAGTCATCAAGCGAAGGACGAAAAAAACGTTTAGCCTGATTGATGTTTAAGACACCACGATTGACCAATAATTTGCATAAAACACTATTTATTTTTAGTTCCTGGTGCAATGAGTTCACAGCTTCTTCATCTGTTTCTTTTAACACCCAGTTTCTATTCATATTCAACACATCAAGCGAAAATCTTGTCTTCTTTTTTATATAGCCCTTGTCCACCTCTGTATCTTTTTGGCTATATCAGGTCGCTTATTTCATACTTTTTCGCTTCATCTCCGCTTCTACAAATACGATTAAAATGCACAAAAAAGTAATGTCTGACAAGCAAGACAAATTTTTCTAAGAAAAAACAAAAAACTGCTTTAATTGTTTGTTGCTTTTATCTTTACATATATAAGAGGATAAAGTTACCACTTTTTTTGATGTAGTGTTGTTATTTATTGATAAATAATAATTTTTGGTTTTATAACAGGGTTTTATTAAGAAAAATAAATGACTACTACTGCTTTACATTGCTGTTTCTGTAGTTTGTATGCCAATAGTCCTTTGAAAAATTATTACATTCTACAAGTATCACTTAAAGTTTGAGTAAAAATAATGTATTAAAAAAGGTATTTATTTTTGATTTTTGCAAAAAAAACAATACCTTTGCGCACTTATTTTACTACAAAAGTATCGGTTTGCATACAGAAGCCGTACCGGAAGTAAGAATTTACGGTAACAATCAATAAAAATTTTAAAAAATAATATTTTATTCAACAATGAGAACGATAGACATTCAAGGTGTGGTGCGCAATACTTTGGGCGAAAATGCTGCCAAAAAAAACCGTAAAGAGGGTTTAGTGCCTTGTGTATTGTACGGTGGCGATAAAAATCATCATTTCACCGTGATAGAAAGCGATTTGCACAAATTAATTTATAATCCTGATTTTCACGCAGCAAAAATTAATTTGGACGGCAAAGAATCCATCGCCATTATTAAAGAAACTCAATTTCACCCTGTCTCCGATGCCTTGTTGCACGTTGATTTTTTTGAGTTGAAAGAAGGTAAAAAAATTACTTTGGAATTGCCGGTGCGCTATATAGGTACTGCCAAAGGTGTGCGTGTGGGTGGTAAATTAGTGACCAAACAACGCAGGCTGAAAGTAAAATCTACTTTGGAAAATTTAATTCCTGAGATTTCGGTGGATTTGACGGAATTGGATTTGGGCAAAACTATTAAAGTAGGCGACCTAAAATTAGAAAATGTAGAAATCGTCAATTCGCCCAGCACACCGTTGGCTACTATCGAAATTCCGCGCAGTATGCGTAGCGAAGCTACTCCTGTCGGTAAGAAAAAATAATATATCTTTTCTTTTTTTATATTTCAAAAAAGAACCTTGTAAAATGTACTTTGTTGCATTTTACAAGGTTCTTTTCTTTTATCATTTTACATATACCGTTATTTCTTTTTTTATGTTGCGTTTAAAAAAAAGTTTAGGTCAGCATTTTCTGAAAGATAACAATATTGCACGCAAAATAGTACAAGCCTTGCCTGCCGCCGCCTGCCAAGCTGTGGTAGAAATCGGTCCCGGCGAGGGTGTGCTCACACAGTTTCTTTTGGAACGCAACGATATTCCGGCTTTTTATATCATTGAAATTGACCGCCGTCTGCCGGAGGTATTGTCGGAAAGGTTTCCGTCTTTGCAAGCCGCACAAATCATTAATCAAGATGTATTGGTGGTAGATTTTGCTGCTGTTTTTCCTGAAAAAATTGGCGTTATCGGTAATTTTCCTTACAATATCTCTACACAAATTGTATTCAAAGTATTGGAACACCGCGCACAGGTACAGCATTTGGTGGGTATGTTTCAGAAAGAAGTGGCAAAGCGAATCTGTGCCAGTGAAAAACACCCCGATTATGGCATTACTTCGGTGCTGACACAGGCGTACTACAAAGCAAAATATTTGTTTGATGTATCGCCGCAGGTATTTGCACCGCCGCCCAAAGTGATGTCGGGCGTATTGCATTTGGAGCGGCATTATTTGTACGAAGATGCTGTGGCGTATCCGCAATTAAAGGCGGTGGTGAAGGCAGGTTTCGGGCAAAGACGAAAAATGTTGGGCAATGCGCTGAAATGTCAT contains these protein-coding regions:
- a CDS encoding 50S ribosomal protein L25, translated to MRTIDIQGVVRNTLGENAAKKNRKEGLVPCVLYGGDKNHHFTVIESDLHKLIYNPDFHAAKINLDGKESIAIIKETQFHPVSDALLHVDFFELKEGKKITLELPVRYIGTAKGVRVGGKLVTKQRRLKVKSTLENLIPEISVDLTELDLGKTIKVGDLKLENVEIVNSPSTPLATIEIPRSMRSEATPVGKKK
- the rsmA gene encoding ribosomal RNA small subunit methyltransferase A, which translates into the protein MLRLKKSLGQHFLKDNNIARKIVQALPAAACQAVVEIGPGEGVLTQFLLERNDIPAFYIIEIDRRLPEVLSERFPSLQAAQIINQDVLVVDFAAVFPEKIGVIGNFPYNISTQIVFKVLEHRAQVQHLVGMFQKEVAKRICASEKHPDYGITSVLTQAYYKAKYLFDVSPQVFAPPPKVMSGVLHLERHYLYEDAVAYPQLKAVVKAGFGQRRKMLGNALKCHQDRWHRTTLPAWQQRRAEQLSVAEWVQLAKELAE
- the recJ gene encoding single-stranded-DNA-specific exonuclease RecJ; translation: MNRNWVLKETDEEAVNSLHQELKINSVLCKLLVNRGVLNINQAKRFFRPSLDDLYDPFLMKDMDKAVKRIEDALVNDEKILVYGDYDVDGTTAVALVYSFFHEIYPKVYRYIPDRYEEGYGISFKSIDFAKQQGITLIIALDCGIKAEDRVLYAKEKGIDFIICDHHRPGASLPEACAVLDPKRDDCEYPYKELSGCGIGFKLLQAFALSNEVPFHYLEKFLDLVVVSIAADIVPITDENRVLSYYGLRRLNTEARPGLRALLESCGLASRELSISDIVFSLGPRINAAGRMGSGVLAVELLIADSDYEARIKAQELEQLNEKRRQIDKEITEAALDMLYSDPDSQQRYSTVLYHPGWHKGVIGIVASRLTETYYRPTIILTNDNGKVAGSARSVKGFDIYNALTSCEDLLIQYGGHKYAAGMTIEEANVPAFIQRFEEVVNEQIAEKLLMPEVLIDAELEIDELNPQFYKILNQFNPFGPGNLNPVFISRHVRDSGVSALVGQERSHIKLQVVQNGSAPMEGIGFNMSEKFEVVKEGIFDICYQVVENEFRGNKNLQLIVKDLKIPDEE